A window of Komagataella phaffii GS115 chromosome 1, complete sequence contains these coding sequences:
- a CDS encoding Defining member of the SET3 histone deacetylase complex: MSQDNNESSPIKDQDAAALLMLFQSQPQNYHRPNQQQQQPSQSSYIYQAPSHIPDKTEQLPHLPRIFDYEVPNQQQQQQQQQQQHQQHQQHQRQQSQSKQSQQPLSSYHLRPPFSASNESHGKEQNALTPVSSANNDGDKNGSKMSDNNTSPGPAVAALTNDDNRGKARIAAAALAAAAATPMPLLNRSHIPVLGHGSAPTVTTQTVTTTLPVQNDQTLSSIPNSAHATAPSPETSSTSYARGPSLAFLLSSNSQESQEGKQAIEIYKNEKIEPEIETPRTIFKGEETEPETEQEEAQNVAVNKDSSAKNENPAKVSDPLNDETDNSSTDRMPTMEKVDSEVETETEAEPKTEEKIILDNQIPHRVDPDSGLIGCICGSTEDDGYTVQCDRCFRWQHVACIDPVAISDENAVYWCYLCNPTAGTRKKRAIQDSKTNKRRRGPNTPPLLDASNEDNSIPNTDNRTKGSRSTTPKAPEERSIPKEKRRAKTIKELEESDDSLMFKENPETLYYSIDSNEYNDKLVKTFVEQLPSSSSLQEQSMTNLSNAKLDKALDQISSRLNVRTYSENGKQKFNGISKLGLFLDDDAEPNSYVISMLGKVEFKQTYVEDRTNQYSIWGVEKPNVFFHPSLPVVFDARGLGGKSRFIRKSCFPNCEIKTVLTKDGKGCYFVVTTTKEIKAGTELTLPWNWDRNSPMRSILEGLPFDRIEAHKKPQLVRAVENILNFCECACAIPANCGLFKVRKATSYLFRSTRKTNQSNLSNGPVNSLNKYDEIYKTENFSDHIPIQTRLRNRTLQIDKLASNETLVDKTESTSAEKSEGDNNGNSLNENAFVNKRSKSNQSILDRPRELLPYIYRILKEAQRKRNSIKDTGTKLSERSNDMKPTIESTSGSIDDFPTPVLLLNDPVERTKPGIKSASPSGKEVKEKKKFSLADYMKKKNNGIIYTEVSH, encoded by the coding sequence ATGTCTCAGGACAACAATGAAAGTAGTCCAATCAAGGACCAAGATGCTGCTGCGTTGCTAAtgctctttcaaagccaGCCGCAGAACTATCATAGACCGAAtcagcagcagcagcagccGTCTCAATCCTCATATATATATCAAGCACCGTCACATATTCCTGATAAAACCGAACAGTTACCGCATTTGCCACGGATATTTGATTACGAAGTACCGAatcaacagcagcaacagcaacagcaacagcaacaacatCAGCAACATCAGCAACATCAGCGGCAGCAATCACAATCTAAACAGTCGCAGCAACCGCTGTCTTCTTATCATTTGAGGCCTCCTTTTAGCGCTTCGAACGAGTCTCATGGAAAAGAGCAGAACGCTCTAACGCCCGTCTCATCTGCAAATAACGACGGCGACAAGAATGGTTCAAAGATGTCCGATAATAACACAAGTCCAGGTCCTGCAGTGGCTGCTCTGACCAACGATGATAACAGAGGGAAAGCTCGTATAGCAGCTGCGGCACTGGCGGCCGCCGCAGCTACTCCTATGCCATTATTGAACAGATCTCATATTCCTGTTTTGGGGCACGGCAGTGCTCCGACTGTCACCACTCAAACTGTTACGACCACTTTGCCTGTTCAAAATGATCAGACTTTATCTTCAATTCCGAATTCAGCTCATGCTACCGCTCCTTCCCCCGAGACTTCCAGCACGTCCTACGCCAGAGGCCCATCACTTGCgttccttctttcttccaactctcAAGAATCGCAAGAGGGAAAGCAGGCAATTGAAATTTACAAGAATGAAAAGATAGAACCTGAAATAGAAACACCAAGaactattttcaaaggCGAAGAAACAGAACCAGAGACTGAGCAAGAAGAGGCGCAAAATGTTGCTGTCAATaaagattcttcagctAAAAACGAGAACCCAGCAAAAGTGTCGGACCCACTTAATGATGAAACTGACAACAGCTCTACAGATAGAATGCCCACCATGGAAAAGGTTGACTCTGAAGTTGAAACCGAAACAGAGGCAGAGCcaaaaacagaagaaaagattatCTTGGATAATCAAATTCCACATAGAGTCGACCCTGACAGTGGACTGATTGGATGTATTTGTGGCTCTACTGAAGATGACGGCTACACTGTTCAATGCGATAGGTGCTTTAGATGGCAACATGTCGCTTGTATTGATCCAGTTGCAATTAGTGACGAGAATGCTGTGTATTGGTGCTATCTCTGTAATCCAACCGCCGGTAccaggaagaaaagagcCATTCAAGACTCTAAGACTAATAAAAGAAGACGAGGACCCAATACTCCCCCATTACTTGATGCTTCAAATGAAGATAACTCCATCCCAAACACAGATAATCGCACAAAGGGTAGTAGAAGCACTACGCCAAAGGCTCCAGAGGAAAGATCGAtaccaaaagaaaagcGCAGAGCTAAaacaatcaaagaattggaagagtCTGACGATTCCTTaatgttcaaagaaaaccCTGAAACTTTATATTACTCTATTGATTCCAATGAGTACAACGATAAACTTGTGAAAACATTTGTGGAGCAGCTACcctcaagttcaagtttgcAAGAACAATCAATGACTAATCTGTCTAATGCCAAACTAGACAAAGCACTGGATCAGATATCTAGTCGTCTAAATGTCCGAACTTATTCAGAAAATGGGAAACAGAAATTCAATGGTATCTCCAAATTAGGTCTATTTTTGGACGATGATGCTGAACCTAATTCCTATGTTATTTCAATGCTGGGCAAGGTTGAATTTAAGCAAACATATGTTGAAGACCGCACAAATCAATACTCAATTTGGGGCGTTGAAAAACCTAATGTGTTTTTTCATCCCTCATTACCTGTCGTCTTTGATGCCCGCGGATTAGGAGGTAAGTCCAGATTCATCAGAAAGAGTTGCTTTCCCAATTGCGAGATCAAAACTGTTCTCACAAAGGATGGTAAAGGATGTTATTTTGTAGTAACTACCACTAAGGAAATAAAAGCTGGAACTGAACTTACGTTGCCCTGGAATTGGGATAGAAATTCTCCTATGAGGAGTATCTTAGAAGGGTTGCCATTCGACCGAATAGAAGCACATAAGAAGCCCCAGCTGGTGAGAGCAGTTGAGAATattctcaatttttgtGAGTGTGCTTGCGCTATACCTGCTAATTGCGGGCTCTTCAAGGTTCGCAAGGCAACTTCGTACTTGTTCAGGTCAACAAGGAAAACCAACCAATCGAACTTATCTAATGGACCTGTAAACAGTCTAAACAAGTATGACGAAATTTATAAGACCGAGAACTTTTCTGACCACATACCTATTCAAACTCGTTTGAGGAACAGAACTTTACAAATTGATAAATTGGCTTCAAACGAAACTCTCGTAGACAAGACTGAAAGTACTTCAGCTGAAAAGTCTGAGGGGGATAATAATGGCAACTCCTTGAATGAGAATGCGTTTGTGAATAAACGATCGAAGTCAAATCAATCGATTCTTGACAGGCCTCGAGAACTACTTCCATACATTTAcagaattttgaaagaggctcaaagaaagagaaacagtATTAAAGACACAGGAACAAAACTATCTGAACGCTCCAACGATATGAAGCCAACCATTGAAAGCACTTCAGGCTCTATTGACGATTTTCCAACTCCAGTGCTTTTATTGAATGATCCTGTTGAACGGACGAAACCTGGGATTAAATCGGCCAGTCCTTCAGGCAAGGAAgtgaaggaaaagaagaagttttcTCTTGCTGATTAtatgaagaaaaaaaataacGGCATAATATATACTGAAGTCTCACATTGA
- a CDS encoding Constituent of the mitochondrial import motor associated with the presequence translocase gives MAHRLVTQVIFTGAKVFGRAFTEAYRQAAAATSKQGASAAATAVRDTGISLDEACKILDVQPKGLDNTKIQEKYNYLFDINSKENGGSFYLQSKIYRAKERLEAELKAAEEELKAREGASGKDSSKPE, from the exons atg GCTCATCGATTAGTTACACAGGTTATTTTCACTGGAGCCAAGGTGTTTGGCAGAGCGTTCACAGAGGCCTACAGACAGGCTGCAGCCGCCACTTCAAAGCAAGGAGCCTCGGCTGCTGCAACAGCAGTGAGAGACACCGGAATTTCATTAGACGAGGCCTGCAAAATATTGGATGTTCAACCAAAGGGTCTGGACAACACTAAGATACAGGAAAAGTACAATTATCTGTTTGATATCAACAGTAAAGAGAATGGAGGTAGTTTTTACTTGCAAAGCAAAATTTACAGGGCCAAAGAACGCTTGGAAGCCGAATTGAAAGCAGCTGAGGAAGAACTAAAGGCAAGAGAAGGAGCATCTGGAAAAGATTCATCCAAACCAGAGTAA